A region of the Sphingomonas sp. S2-65 genome:
CGTTCGGCGGCGTGTTCCAGCCCAGGTTCGTTCCTGGCCTGTCGCTCAGCGTCGACTATTACAACATCAAGGTCGAGAACGTCATCGTCTCGCTGACTGCGCAGCAGATCGCCAACAACTGCGTCGACCAGCCAACCACCGAGAATGTCTTCTGCGGCCTCTTCCAGCGCTACCTCGGCCCAACGCCGGGCCCGCTTGCAGAAGTGCAGGGGCAGATTGCCGGCAACACGCTGATCCAGGCCGGTGTGAACTTCGCGGCCCGCAAGCGCCGCGGCATCGACACCAACCTGGCATATCGCACCAACCTGGGCAGCAATGTCACGCTCAGCACCAACGTGATCTACACGCACAATCTTCAGATCAGCAACTTCGAGAATCCGGCGCTGCCTGATTTCGAGAATCGCGTGCTGAGCGAATTGGGCGATCCCAAGGACGAGTTCCGCTGGGATACCGATATCGGCATCGGTGCGTTCACGCTGGGCTATCGCATGCGCTACATCGGCCCGATGTACACCAGCTCGTACGAGAACTTCGAGTCGCTGCCGAGCGCCTGCTCCACTCCTACGACTTGCCCGCCCAACAACGTGGATGTGGTCGATCCGCGGAAGTACCCCTCGATCTTCTATCACGACCTGCGCTTCGCCTATGACGTGAACAAGCAGTTCGAGTTTTATGTTGGCGCAGACAACATCCTCAACACGCACCCGCCGCTCGGCCTTTCGGGAACCGGCACCGGTGCTACCACCGACCGCGGCACCGGTAACGCCTCGATCTACGACGCATTCGGCCGCAAGGTGTATGCCGGCTTCCGCGCCCGCTTCTAAAGCAGGACGAGCGCATATTCAGGGGATCGGAACGATGTTCCGATCCCCTTTTCGTGGCTGCAAGGTGAAGCTTCCGCTTTGGGATGGCATGGGCCCTGCGAGCGTGGCACCTAATTCCCATGACTAGCCACGTGCCCATCGCCAGCCACGCCGAAACGCTGGCGCAGAACGGCAGATTGCCAGAAGCGCTGGCGCTCCTGCACGATGCTGCTGCCCGCAACGATTCAGACGCGTGTTTCTGTTTGGCGTTGTGGCACCTTGCCGGCCGGTTCGTGCCGCGCGACCTTGCGCGCTCGCGATCCTACCTTCGCACGGCGCGCGAACTGGGCGATCCTGACGCAGCCTCGATGGAAATCGCGCTGACGGCCAATGGGACCGGAGCACCCGCGGACTGGCCCGGCGCACTGCGCCTGCTCCGTGCCGCGGCGCTGCGCAACTCTGCGGCAGCAGCCGAACTGAAGCTCGTAGAAGAGATGGACTTGGCAGAGGACGGTACGCCAACCCGCCTGCCCGAAGCTGAAAAACTTGTTCCAGATGGTGCCGTCACGCGTTTCCGGGGCCTGTTGTCCACAGCGGAGTGCGAGCAAGTCGCGCGCGCGGCCGTCGGATGGCTTGAACCCGCAGTCGTCGTCGATCCACAGAGCGGCCGGCAGGTCCGACATCCGCATCGCACCTCCGATGGCGCGGTTTTGGGCCCCACGCGCGAAACGCTCCCGATCCGCGCGATCAACCTGCGGATTGCGGCGATCAGCGGAACGGCCGTCGACCAAGGCGAGGCACTGATCGTGCTCCGCTACGTGCCGGGCCAGGAGTTCCGCCCCCATCTCGACGCGCTTCCTGCCACGCGAAACCAGCGCACAATGACGGCATTGGTCTACCTGAACGACACGCTCCGCGGCGGCGAAACGCGCTTTCCGGCCTATGGCTTGGACGTCAGGCCAAAGGCCGGCGACGCGATCCTCTTTCGCAACACCCTTCCCGACGGATCGCCGGATCCCCGCGCGATCCATGCAGGGGCGCCGGTCTCCCAGGGAGTGAAGTGGCTCGCGACCCGCTGGATCCGCGCTCGCCCGTTCGACGTCTGGAACGGTCCCGAAAGCGCAGTCTGATCCTCAAAACCAAAGCCGCGCATATCTTCCGCCCAGCGCCGTGAGCAGCTCATATTCGGACAAGCCGGTCAGAGCCGCGGTTTCCGGCAGCGCGTAGCTTAGCGAGACCCAGTCGCCTTCCGCTACCCCCGGTGCGGCAGCAATATCGATCGCGAGCAAGTCCATCGACACGCGCCCGAGGACGGGCAGCTCGGCGCCGCCGAACCGAGCGCGCCCCTTGCCCGAGAAGCAACGGAGATAGCCGTCGGCATAGCCGATGTTGAGGATCGCCACCTCGGTATCCGCAGGCGCAGTGAAGGTGGCGTTATAGCCCACGGTTTCCCCGGCCCGCACCGATCGCCGCTGCAGCACCTGGGCCTCAGGCTGTACGACCTGCCGGATCGCCGTGGCGAATTCGGCGCGGGCGATCCCCCCGTATAACGCCAGTCCCGGACGCGTAAGATCGAAATGATAGCCGCTCCCCAGCGCGATCCCCGCCGAATTCGCCAGGCTCATCCGCTTGGCCGTCGTGCGCCCCGCCAGCGCCGCGAAGCGTTCGCGCTGGCGATCGTTCATCGCGCTGTCCTCGTCCGCACAGGCGAGATGGCTCATCAGCGTCTCGATCTGCAATCCCTCGAGCAGCCCTGCCGCCACGTCGGCGGTCGATACGCCCAGCCGGTTCATGCCGGTATCGACCATCACGTCGCAGGCGCCGCCGTCCGCCTGCCGCCAGCGCGCGATCTGCTCGGGCGAGTTCAGCACCGGCCGCACGCCGGCGGGCCGGTCCGCGATATCTTCCTCGCGGACGCCGTGAAGCACCGATAGTGTCACCCCCAGATCGGCAAGCGCGCGCGCCTCGCTCCAATGCGCGACGAAGAAGTCCCGGCACCCTGCCGCCGCCAGCCGCTTGACGACTTCGTGCGCGCCCAGGCCATAGCCGTCCGCCTTCACCGCCGCACCGCAGGTCGCGCTGCCGCTCATCGCCGCGAGCGTCTTCCAGTTATGAACCAGCGCGGCGCCGTCGAGCCGCAGGCGAAGGGGAGAGGATGCCATCCCTTCCGGTTAGCCGCCCGTTCGCCCCGACGCAAAGCAGGATGCCGCTTCCCGCCCCCGGTGCGGCTCAGTCCAGATTGGGCCGCAGGTACCGCGCCGCGAGATCCAGCGGGATGCCGCGCCGCGCCGCATAATCCGCCACTTGGTCCTGCCCCACGCGCGCCACGCCGAAATACTCGGCTTGCGGATGCCCGAAATAGAAGCCCGACACGGCCGCGGTCGGCAACATCGCGAAGCTTTCGGTCAGCGTCGTGCCGGTGCGCGCCTCCGCATCCAGCATATCGAACAAGATCGGCTTCAGGCTGTGCTCGGGGCAGGCCGGGTAGCCGGGCGCCGGGCGGATGCCGCGATACTTCTCCCGGATCAGCGCATCATTGTCGAGCTGCTCGCCGACCGCATAACCCCACAATTCGGTGCGGACATGCTGGTGCAGCCGCTCGGCGAATGCCTCCGCCAGACGGTCGGCAAGCGCCTTGAGCAGGATGTCCGAATAATCGTCGATCGCTTCCTTGAAACGCGCGAGATGCGAGTCGATGCCGTGAATCGACACCGCGAAGCCGCCGATCCAGTCGCCTGTGGAGTCAATGAAGTCGGCCAGGCACATGTTCGCCCGCCCCTCGCGCTTCGCGATCTGTTGGCGCAGCATCGGCAGGCGCACGCTGGCCTCGTTGGTGCGGTCCAGATCGGGTATGTGGAAATGTTCGGGCACGCTGGCGCCGTCGGGGCTGCGATGGTCGTTCGAATGCCGGGTCTGCACCCAGATATCGTCGCCGCTGCGATGACACGGCCACAGCCCGGCAACGCCGCGCGCGGTCAGCCACTTCTCGGCGATGATCCGGTCGAGCATCTTCTGTGCGTCTTCGAACAGGCCGGTAGCGCTTTCGCCGACGACCTCGTCCTGCAGGATCGCCGGATAATTGCCCGCGAGTTCCCAGGCGCGGAAGAACGGCGTCCAGTCGATATAAGCGCGCAGGTCGTTCAGATCCCAGTCGTCGAACGTGTGTACCCCCGGCTGCTTCGGCGCCGCCGGCTTGAGCGTCATGTCGGCCTGGAACCCGTTCGCCCGCGCCGCCTCCAGCGGCAGCAGCTC
Encoded here:
- a CDS encoding 2OG-Fe(II) oxygenase, producing MTSHVPIASHAETLAQNGRLPEALALLHDAAARNDSDACFCLALWHLAGRFVPRDLARSRSYLRTARELGDPDAASMEIALTANGTGAPADWPGALRLLRAAALRNSAAAAELKLVEEMDLAEDGTPTRLPEAEKLVPDGAVTRFRGLLSTAECEQVARAAVGWLEPAVVVDPQSGRQVRHPHRTSDGAVLGPTRETLPIRAINLRIAAISGTAVDQGEALIVLRYVPGQEFRPHLDALPATRNQRTMTALVYLNDTLRGGETRFPAYGLDVRPKAGDAILFRNTLPDGSPDPRAIHAGAPVSQGVKWLATRWIRARPFDVWNGPESAV
- the alr gene encoding alanine racemase, which produces MASSPLRLRLDGAALVHNWKTLAAMSGSATCGAAVKADGYGLGAHEVVKRLAAAGCRDFFVAHWSEARALADLGVTLSVLHGVREEDIADRPAGVRPVLNSPEQIARWRQADGGACDVMVDTGMNRLGVSTADVAAGLLEGLQIETLMSHLACADEDSAMNDRQRERFAALAGRTTAKRMSLANSAGIALGSGYHFDLTRPGLALYGGIARAEFATAIRQVVQPEAQVLQRRSVRAGETVGYNATFTAPADTEVAILNIGYADGYLRCFSGKGRARFGGAELPVLGRVSMDLLAIDIAAAPGVAEGDWVSLSYALPETAALTGLSEYELLTALGGRYARLWF